Proteins from a single region of Cetobacterium somerae ATCC BAA-474:
- a CDS encoding HPr family phosphocarrier protein, with product MVSKTVEIKNETGLHTRPGNEFVSLAKTFTSQIELENEEGKKVKGTSLLKLLSLGIKKGAKITVHAAGEDENEAVEKLAHLLENLKD from the coding sequence ATGGTAAGTAAAACAGTTGAAATTAAAAATGAAACAGGACTACATACAAGACCTGGTAACGAATTTGTAAGTTTAGCAAAAACATTTACATCTCAAATTGAATTAGAAAATGAAGAAGGAAAAAAAGTAAAAGGAACATCTTTACTAAAATTACTTTCTTTAGGAATTAAAAAAGGTGCAAAAATAACAGTTCATGCTGCAGGAGAAGATGAGAACGAAGCAGTTGAGAAGTTAGCTCACCTACTTGAAAATCTAAAGGACTAA